One genomic segment of Drosophila melanogaster chromosome 3L includes these proteins:
- the ZC3H3 gene encoding ZC3H3 produces MLPHISADEAQPSMSRKVYINPNFQLQGQTAHQLPFQVPFQAFQAPLQPQPAIHINPHFLNRQRAMYDQYQREQQEQLMMQQVSASHYRLDPTIHLLATPPPPPAKIISKVSTCLVRKPSVVASGPAVKLAASVPVPTVSSLVQPPLVSISKRKIVRQGALKAAPAVAALHPPPPAKRTRYKLVRSISLTCTPLVKKRRPLREFVGQYALRRTNEAQPNRKLSSKPQALKLGVNKSLSMVSIHGVMYKKISKNKITKLDASSSARVAKSESPRTLQRTLSGRTLFVSGNKFILDPSGCRLTRVSTSSTGATQSSVNRSILRRIDIGGLTYVASPKALNVFVRTSNHVSRAHLITAKQRSLTLLNKSLVKTNVPCAIFQKLGKCVAHSRGKCRKLHDKRQVAICVSFLRGECTKPKCLLSHNVTLEKMPVCRYYLRGVCVREDCPYLHKKLSSKTEICIDFVRGYCPLAAECNKRHEFSCPELERKGKCELPRCVFCKKSPSKRLAKVKSRPKLGSKPVAFTDTAKESSTADELPTSSRYFGSHKEPAEAILTRDDVEQKKPEAEDEDQKEAGAPCPRRRPQLGTLPSFIPLGGEEKL; encoded by the exons ATGTTGCCGCATATAAGTGCCGACGAGGCACAGCCGTCTATGTCGCGAAAGGTGTACATCAATCCGAATTTTCAGCTGCAAGGTCAAACGGCGCATCAGCTGCCGTTCCAAGTGCCCTTCCAGGCGTTCCAGGCGCCACTGCAGCCTCAGCCCGCGATCCATATCAATCCGCACTTTCTGAATCGCCAGCGGGCCATGTACGACCAATACCAgcgggagcagcaggagcagcttATGATGCAACAAGTTTCCGCCTCGCACTATCGACTGGATCCAACGATACACCTACTGGCGACTCCACCTCCTCCGCCCGCCAAGATCATCAGCAAAGTGAGCACGTGTCTCGTGCGCAAGCCATCAGTGGTGGCAAGTGGTCCGGCGGTGAAGCTCGCTGCTTCAGTACCTGTGCCCACTGTTTCCAGCCTGGTGCAGCCTCCATTGGTAAGCATTTCCAAGCGGAAAATTGTGAGGCAAGGAGCATTGAAAGCAGCGCCAGCGGTTGCTGCCCTCCATCCTCCTCCACCTGCTAAACGCACTAGGTACAAATTAGTGCGTTCCATATCACTTACCTGCACACCGCTGGTCAAAAAGCGTCGTCCTCTACGCGAGTTTGTGGGCCAGTACGCCCTGAGACGCACCAATGAAGCGCAGCCCAACAGAAAACTGAG CTCCAAGCCGCAGGCGCTGAAGCTGGGCGTTAACAAATCCCTGAGCATGGTCAGCATACACGGTGTGATGTACAAGAAGATATCGAAGAACAAAATAACCAAGCTGGATGCCAGTTCCTCCGCTAGGGTAGCCAAATCGGAGAGTCCCAGGACCTTGCAGCGTACCTTGTCCGGCAGAACGCTCTTCGTCAGCGGCAATAAGTTCATTTTAGATCCTTCCGGCTGCCGCCTGACCAGAGTTTCAACCTCATCAACTGGTGCTACCCAGAGTAGCGTAAATCGTAGCATCCTGAGGCGCATCGATATCGGCGGCCTTACCTACGTTGCTTCGCCAAAGGCACTGAATGTCTTTGTACGCACCAGTAATCACGTGTCGCGAGCCCATTTAATCACCGCCAAACAGAGAAGCCTGACGTTGCTCAACAAATCGTTGGTGAAGACCAATGTGCCTTGTGCCATCTTCCAGAAGCTGGGCAAGTGCGTTGCCCATAGTCGTGGCAAGTGCCGCAAGCTGCACGACAAGCGGCAGGTTGCCATCTGTGTCAG CTTTCTGCGCGGGGAGTGCACCAAACCCAAATGCCTGCTGTCCCATAATGTCACGCTGGAGAAGATGCCCGTCTGTCGGTACTATTTGCGCGGCGTTTGCGTTCGCGAGGATTGCCCGTACCTACACAAGAAGCTGAGCAGCAAGACCGAGATTTGTATTGACTTTGTGCGCGGCTACTGTCCGTTGGCTGCCGAG tGCAACAAACGTCACGAGTTTTCCTGTCCCGAGTTGGAGCGCAAGGGCAAGTGCGAATTACCCAGGTGCGTGTTCTGTAAGAAGTCGCCATCAAAGCGATTGGCCAAAGTCAAGTCGCGTCCCAAACTGGGCAGTAAACCTGTCGCCTTCACGGATACCGCGAAAGAATCGTCTACAGCGGATGAGTTGCCCACCAGTTCACGCTACTTTGGGTCCCACAAGGAACCAGCGGAAGCAATATTGACTAGAGATGATGTGGAACAGAAGAAACCTGAAGCGGAGGATGAGGATCAGAAGGAAGCGGGTGCCCCTTGCCCTCGACGACGTCCTCAACTGGGAACTCTACCCTCTTTTATTCCCTTAGGTGGCGAAGAAAAGCTATAA